The proteins below are encoded in one region of Desulfovibrio sp. X2:
- a CDS encoding sigma-54-dependent Fis family transcriptional regulator — translation MRNALPSPAAPSAPSASSASSRSGGRPGARSGVRSGASGTPDETPPGPAGDGPGGSLRAGLSGGRVLDNLGVGVFSVDADWTIISFNPEAERITGFSAAEAMGRKCWEIFHTEYCNRNCHLQQAIQSGKTVARRQVHYLTRDNRRVPLEITASPLRGERRRIRGGVQCFTDRFGPAEDEARNAPDDVLRGVICRDPRMIELFTTARAVASTDASILFTGETGTGKDVMARSIHAMSPRRAGRFIKVNCAALPDRLLESELFGYKAGAFTDARKDKPGFFELAEGGTLFLDEIGEIPLELQAKLLQALEDRQFYPLGSSRPVSVNVRLLSATNADLTRRIAQGFFRADLFYRLRVLELHMPSLRERTADIVPLAEHFLAWAAEHYGKKTTHLDDSAKRLLVRHPFPGNVRELKHVIEQAVILSEGKTLAASVFQPILKRREPEKRLPAPPDESARTLVDRERDVILQALMENDWSIQRTAVSLNINRTTLWRRMRKYGI, via the coding sequence ATGCGCAATGCTTTGCCCAGTCCTGCCGCGCCTTCCGCGCCTTCCGCCTCTTCCGCCTCCTCCCGCTCCGGGGGCCGCCCCGGGGCCCGCTCCGGGGTCCGCTCCGGGGCCTCCGGCACGCCTGACGAAACGCCTCCCGGCCCGGCGGGCGACGGTCCGGGCGGCAGCCTGCGCGCGGGCCTCTCCGGCGGCCGGGTGCTGGACAACCTGGGCGTGGGCGTCTTCTCCGTGGACGCGGACTGGACCATCATCTCCTTCAACCCCGAGGCCGAGCGCATCACCGGCTTTTCCGCGGCCGAGGCCATGGGCCGCAAGTGCTGGGAGATCTTCCACACCGAGTACTGCAACCGCAACTGCCACCTGCAGCAGGCCATCCAGAGCGGCAAGACCGTGGCCCGGCGCCAGGTGCACTACCTGACGCGCGACAACCGCCGCGTGCCGCTGGAGATCACGGCCTCGCCCCTGCGCGGGGAGCGGCGGCGCATACGGGGCGGGGTGCAGTGCTTCACCGACCGCTTCGGCCCGGCCGAGGACGAGGCCAGGAACGCGCCGGACGACGTGCTGCGGGGCGTCATCTGCCGCGACCCGCGCATGATCGAGCTCTTCACCACGGCCCGGGCCGTGGCCTCCACGGACGCCTCCATCCTCTTCACCGGCGAGACGGGCACGGGCAAGGACGTCATGGCGCGCAGCATCCACGCCATGAGCCCGCGCCGCGCCGGGCGCTTCATCAAGGTCAACTGCGCCGCCCTGCCGGACCGGCTCCTGGAGTCCGAGCTCTTCGGCTACAAGGCCGGGGCCTTCACCGACGCGCGCAAGGACAAGCCCGGCTTCTTCGAGCTGGCCGAGGGCGGCACGCTCTTCCTGGACGAGATCGGCGAGATCCCCCTCGAGCTCCAGGCCAAGCTCCTGCAGGCCCTGGAGGACCGCCAGTTCTACCCCCTGGGGTCCAGCAGGCCGGTGAGCGTGAACGTGCGCCTGCTCTCCGCCACGAACGCGGACCTCACGCGGCGCATCGCCCAGGGCTTCTTCCGGGCCGACCTCTTCTACCGCCTGCGCGTGCTCGAGCTGCACATGCCGTCGCTTCGCGAGCGCACCGCGGACATCGTGCCCCTGGCCGAGCACTTCCTGGCCTGGGCCGCTGAGCACTACGGCAAGAAGACCACCCACCTGGACGACTCGGCCAAGCGGCTGCTCGTGCGCCACCCCTTCCCGGGCAACGTGCGCGAGCTCAAGCACGTCATCGAGCAGGCCGTGATCCTCTCCGAGGGCAAGACCCTGGCCGCGTCCGTGTTCCAGCCCATCCTCAAGCGCCGCGAGCCGGAAAAGAGGCTGCCCGCCCCGCCCGACGAGTCCGCCCGCACCCTCGTGGACCGCGAGCGCGACGTGATCCTGCAGGCCCTCATGGAGAACGACTGGAGCATCCAGCGCACGGCCGTGAGCCTGAACATCAACCGCACCACGCTCTGGCGCCGCATGCGCAAGTACGGCATCTGA
- a CDS encoding 4Fe-4S dicluster domain-containing protein — MIVAIASGKGGTGKTTVCASLASVWPGPVAAVDLDVEEPNLGLFLRPQIASEESAFLEVPLPPLANCTLCGTCVELCQFKAVTRMGGRILVFPEMCHGCGGCLALCPEHSLLSGRRELGTVSEGVVHGGTSSGGWPIRFLSGRLRVGEAMSPPLMREVVRRLSALPAGEGSPMDALLDAPPGVSCPAVSAVTAADAVLLVAEPTPFGLHDFALAVEAFRPLGKPMGVVVNRAGLGDESIQEFCRANGLPVLAEIPFERAIAEAYARSRLIAGLDARLHALFTDLAARVAGLAAGKITEAAHA; from the coding sequence GTGATCGTCGCCATCGCCAGCGGCAAGGGCGGCACCGGCAAGACCACGGTCTGCGCCTCCCTCGCCTCGGTCTGGCCGGGACCCGTTGCGGCCGTGGACCTCGACGTGGAGGAGCCGAACCTCGGCCTCTTCCTGCGCCCGCAGATCGCCTCCGAGGAGAGCGCCTTCCTCGAGGTGCCGCTGCCCCCGCTCGCAAACTGCACGCTCTGCGGGACCTGCGTGGAGCTCTGCCAGTTCAAGGCCGTGACGCGCATGGGCGGGCGCATCCTCGTCTTCCCGGAGATGTGCCACGGCTGCGGCGGCTGCCTGGCCTTGTGCCCCGAGCACTCCCTCTTGTCCGGCCGCCGCGAGCTCGGCACCGTGTCCGAGGGCGTCGTGCACGGCGGCACCTCGTCCGGCGGCTGGCCGATCCGCTTCCTCTCCGGCCGCCTGCGCGTGGGCGAGGCCATGAGCCCGCCGCTCATGCGCGAGGTGGTGCGCCGCCTCTCAGCCCTGCCGGCCGGGGAGGGGAGCCCCATGGACGCCCTTCTGGACGCGCCTCCGGGCGTGAGCTGCCCGGCGGTGAGCGCGGTCACGGCCGCGGACGCCGTCCTCCTCGTGGCCGAACCCACGCCCTTCGGCCTGCACGACTTCGCCCTGGCCGTGGAGGCCTTTCGGCCGCTCGGCAAGCCCATGGGCGTGGTCGTCAACCGCGCCGGGCTCGGCGACGAGTCCATCCAGGAATTCTGCCGCGCGAACGGCCTGCCCGTGCTGGCCGAGATCCCCTTCGAGCGCGCCATCGCCGAGGCCTACGCCCGCTCGCGCCTGATCGCGGGGCTCGACGCCCGGCTGCACGCGCTCTTCACCGATCTCGCCGCCCGCGTGGCCGGGCTGGCCGCGGGCAAGATCACGGAGGCCGCCCATGCCTGA
- a CDS encoding sigma-54-dependent Fis family transcriptional regulator has protein sequence MAGRTKKNSAFPANVTCAAIMDSVADGVFTVDLNWRITAFNRAAGEITGIAPEQAIGRTCREVFHSSICDGSCAMKASLEQDAPVSNKSIFIIREDGTRVPISISAAPLKDESGRVIGGVETFRDLSALQLMRKELEGLYTLEDIRTRSGALIRMLDILPQIAESEAATLLLGESGTGKELFARAIHTLSPRKKGPFVAVNCGALPEQLLESELFGYKAGAFTDARKDKPGRFRLADGGTLFLDEIGDMPLPLQVKLLRALQERVIEPLGAVAPEPVNVRVVAATNRDLARLVEEGGFRQDLYYRLNVVQLKLPRLRDRPEDIPLLTEHFVHKRRCLTGKPIEGVSEDVMQLLMRHPFPGNVRELENIVEYAFILCPSGFIQLEHLPESLHPAQAAPRAKSGAQTMEDMRLSAVREALARNKGRKIAACRELGISRDTLRRILKKNDAK, from the coding sequence ATGGCCGGACGAACGAAAAAGAATTCCGCCTTCCCCGCGAACGTCACCTGCGCCGCGATCATGGACAGCGTGGCCGACGGGGTCTTCACCGTGGACCTCAACTGGCGCATCACGGCCTTCAACCGCGCGGCCGGGGAGATAACGGGCATCGCGCCCGAGCAGGCCATCGGCCGCACCTGCCGCGAGGTCTTCCATTCGAGCATCTGCGACGGCTCGTGCGCCATGAAGGCGAGCCTGGAGCAGGACGCGCCGGTGAGCAACAAGTCCATCTTCATCATCCGCGAGGACGGCACGCGCGTGCCCATCTCCATCAGCGCCGCCCCGCTCAAGGACGAGTCCGGCCGGGTCATCGGCGGGGTGGAGACGTTCCGCGACCTCTCGGCCCTGCAGCTGATGCGCAAGGAGCTGGAAGGGCTCTACACGCTCGAGGACATCCGCACGCGCAGCGGCGCGCTCATCAGGATGCTCGACATCCTGCCCCAGATCGCGGAGAGCGAGGCCGCCACGCTCCTGCTCGGCGAGTCCGGCACGGGCAAGGAGCTCTTCGCCCGCGCCATCCACACCCTGAGCCCGCGCAAGAAGGGGCCGTTCGTGGCCGTGAACTGCGGCGCGCTGCCCGAGCAGCTGCTGGAGTCCGAGCTCTTCGGCTACAAGGCCGGGGCCTTCACGGACGCGCGCAAGGACAAGCCCGGCCGCTTCCGCCTCGCGGACGGCGGCACGCTCTTCCTGGACGAGATCGGCGACATGCCGCTGCCGCTCCAGGTGAAGCTTTTGCGCGCGCTGCAGGAGCGCGTCATCGAGCCGCTGGGCGCCGTGGCGCCGGAGCCGGTGAACGTGCGCGTGGTGGCGGCCACCAACCGCGACCTCGCGCGCCTCGTGGAGGAGGGCGGCTTCCGCCAGGACCTCTACTACCGCCTGAACGTGGTGCAGCTGAAGCTGCCGCGCCTGCGCGACCGGCCCGAGGACATCCCCCTGCTCACCGAGCACTTCGTGCACAAGCGGCGCTGCCTGACCGGCAAGCCCATCGAGGGCGTGTCCGAGGACGTCATGCAGCTGCTCATGCGCCACCCCTTCCCGGGCAACGTGCGCGAGCTCGAGAACATCGTGGAGTACGCCTTCATCCTCTGCCCGAGCGGCTTCATCCAGCTCGAGCACCTGCCCGAGTCCCTGCACCCGGCCCAGGCCGCGCCCAGGGCCAAGTCCGGCGCGCAGACCATGGAGGACATGCGGCTTTCCGCCGTGCGCGAGGCCCTGGCCCGCAACAAGGGCCGCAAGATCGCGGCCTGCCGCGAGCTCGGCATCTCCCGCGACACCCTGCGCCGCATCCTGAAAAAGAACGACGCAAAATAA
- a CDS encoding ATP-binding protein produces MTEIVVISGKGGTGKTSLTASFAHLAEDRIVCDLDVDAPDLHILLAPKHLRSEPFVSGHEAAIDPGRCTDCGQCAALCRFGAVREVDGEYVVDPVRCEGCKVCVACCPAGAVDFLDKTCGERHVSATRFCTMVHARLFPGEENSGRLVTLLRREARALAEEEGRSLILCDGSPGIGCPVISSLSGADLAVAVTEPTPSGAHDFARVAELCAHFRVPLALVVNKHDLNPEQTRAIEDAARAMGHVVAGRIPFHPDVTAAMLARKAVTETDSPLAPLIRDIWTTILETAGRAAKTAAAPVLTTLKGA; encoded by the coding sequence GTGACCGAGATCGTGGTCATCAGCGGCAAGGGCGGCACGGGCAAGACCTCGCTCACCGCCTCCTTCGCCCACCTGGCCGAGGACAGGATCGTCTGCGACCTGGACGTGGACGCGCCGGACCTGCACATCCTGCTCGCGCCGAAGCATCTGCGAAGCGAGCCCTTCGTCTCCGGCCACGAGGCGGCGATAGACCCCGGCCGCTGCACGGACTGCGGGCAGTGCGCGGCGCTGTGCCGCTTCGGGGCCGTCCGGGAGGTGGACGGCGAGTACGTCGTGGACCCGGTGCGCTGCGAGGGCTGCAAGGTCTGCGTGGCCTGCTGCCCGGCCGGGGCCGTGGACTTTTTGGACAAGACCTGCGGCGAGCGGCACGTGAGCGCCACGCGTTTTTGCACCATGGTGCACGCGCGCCTCTTTCCGGGCGAGGAGAACTCCGGCCGCCTGGTGACGCTCCTGCGCCGCGAGGCCCGCGCGCTGGCGGAAGAGGAGGGCAGGAGCCTCATCCTCTGCGACGGCTCGCCCGGCATCGGCTGCCCGGTCATAAGCTCGCTCAGCGGCGCGGACCTGGCCGTGGCCGTCACCGAGCCCACGCCGTCGGGCGCGCACGACTTCGCCCGCGTGGCCGAGCTGTGCGCCCACTTCCGGGTCCCCCTGGCGCTCGTCGTCAACAAGCACGACCTGAACCCGGAGCAGACCCGGGCCATCGAGGACGCGGCCCGCGCCATGGGCCACGTCGTGGCGGGCAGGATCCCGTTCCACCCGGACGTGACCGCGGCCATGCTCGCGCGCAAGGCGGTCACGGAGACGGATTCGCCGCTCGCCCCGCTGATCCGCGACATCTGGACGACCATTCTCGAAACCGCCGGACGCGCCGCGAAGACCGCGGCCGCGCCCGTTCTCACCACACTCAAAGGAGCCTGA
- a CDS encoding PP2C family protein-serine/threonine phosphatase, with protein sequence MSAAGSEGPDGTRGTGEAGGGLAQCRRILEYAAEGFFLMDPELRITEVNQALLRLLGRGRDELVGRHPWEFFDETTQAFLERKRREFVRRERRHFRAVFVRPDGAAVPVMIHGAQLRDEAGRLVGQFVFVTDLREEERALAMAQEVQQRLLPREAPRLEGVELAGCCVPSHGVGGDYYDFLLPVGARDRLQVLLGDVAGHGLEAALLMASVRGMVRMRATRPGAPLDVVRDLNRMLCQDMGASGRFMTLLLCCLDLGAGEIRWVRAGQDPGLLRQAATGRIVRLGGRGVPLGVDPDADFEESRLPFAPGDCLCLASDGLREARGGADGGGMFGWERMEAVLDAHASGPPEELLRAMCGAMRSFTRNMPQEDDVTLVVARCTREPSRRDGLCGNLHD encoded by the coding sequence ATGAGCGCCGCAGGAAGCGAGGGGCCGGACGGGACGCGGGGCACCGGCGAGGCCGGGGGCGGCCTCGCGCAGTGCCGCCGCATTCTCGAATACGCGGCCGAGGGCTTCTTCCTCATGGACCCGGAGCTGCGCATCACCGAGGTCAACCAGGCCCTGCTGCGCCTTCTCGGCCGGGGCAGGGACGAGCTCGTCGGCCGCCATCCCTGGGAATTCTTCGACGAGACCACCCAGGCCTTCCTGGAGCGGAAGCGCCGCGAGTTCGTGCGCCGGGAGCGCCGCCACTTCCGCGCGGTCTTCGTGCGGCCGGACGGCGCGGCCGTGCCGGTGATGATCCACGGCGCGCAGCTGCGGGACGAAGCCGGGCGGCTCGTGGGGCAGTTCGTCTTCGTGACCGATCTGCGCGAGGAGGAACGGGCCCTGGCCATGGCCCAGGAGGTGCAGCAGCGCCTGCTGCCCAGGGAGGCGCCGCGCCTGGAAGGGGTGGAGCTCGCGGGCTGCTGCGTGCCCTCGCACGGCGTGGGCGGCGACTACTACGACTTCCTTCTGCCCGTGGGCGCGCGCGACAGGCTGCAGGTGCTCCTCGGCGACGTCGCGGGGCACGGTCTGGAGGCGGCGCTGCTCATGGCCTCGGTGCGGGGCATGGTGCGCATGCGGGCCACCAGGCCCGGCGCGCCGCTCGACGTCGTGCGGGACCTGAACCGCATGCTCTGCCAGGACATGGGCGCCTCGGGCCGCTTCATGACCCTGCTCCTCTGCTGCCTGGACCTGGGCGCGGGCGAGATCAGATGGGTCCGCGCCGGACAGGACCCGGGCCTCCTCCGGCAGGCCGCCACTGGCCGCATCGTGCGGCTCGGAGGGCGGGGCGTTCCGCTCGGCGTGGATCCGGACGCGGACTTCGAGGAATCGCGCCTGCCGTTCGCCCCGGGCGACTGCCTCTGCCTGGCCTCGGACGGCCTGCGCGAGGCGCGGGGCGGGGCGGACGGCGGCGGGATGTTCGGCTGGGAACGCATGGAGGCCGTGCTCGACGCCCACGCCTCGGGTCCGCCCGAGGAGCTGCTGCGGGCCATGTGCGGGGCCATGCGTTCCTTCACGCGCAACATGCCGCAGGAGGACGACGTCACGCTCGTCGTGGCGCGGTGTACCCGAGAGCCTTCCCGCCGCGACGGCTTATGCGGCAATTTGCATGACTGA
- a CDS encoding NifB/NifX family molybdenum-iron cluster-binding protein, translating into MDIIAVTAEAPGLDSPVDPRFGRAAGFVVVDLSTMKDTWVDNGSSQTLAQGAGIQAAENVSAAGAGVLLTGWVGPKAFTALSAAGIKVGQDLSGITVREAVERFKAGNVSFADGPNK; encoded by the coding sequence ATGGACATCATCGCAGTCACCGCCGAGGCCCCGGGCCTCGATTCCCCCGTCGATCCGCGCTTCGGCCGGGCGGCGGGGTTCGTCGTCGTGGACCTTTCCACCATGAAGGACACCTGGGTCGACAACGGCTCGTCGCAGACCCTGGCGCAGGGCGCGGGCATCCAGGCCGCGGAGAACGTCTCGGCCGCGGGCGCGGGCGTGCTCCTCACCGGCTGGGTGGGGCCCAAGGCCTTCACCGCGCTTTCCGCTGCGGGCATCAAGGTGGGCCAGGACCTCTCCGGCATCACCGTGCGCGAGGCCGTGGAGCGCTTCAAGGCCGGGAACGTCTCCTTCGCCGACGGGCCCAACAAGTGA
- a CDS encoding rhodanese-like domain-containing protein, translating to MYFNQITVPGLGCQSYVVGCPAAKVMAVVDPKRDIADYLEIARSEGMRITHIINTHLHADHVSGDQELRAVTGAKIYINDSVPIDYVHEGLSDGDVFVLGAARIEVLHTPGHTPNSVSLLVTDTARSDEPEMLLTGDLLFVGDTGRPDLAGEDLIAQQVQNLYTSLYEKFAAFPDYLEVYPAHGQGTLCGKGLSAKKSSTLGYERRANRMLRFSSFEEFKKDVTSSYPARPKSYGHIIETNRKGAPLLDTCPMDKRLEPAQFEELMREGAVVIDTRDAASFGGFHIPDSINIGFEKQLANWVGMVVEPDADILLVTDGREGYDRMTCELHRIGYDRIFGYLSGGVSSWLMSGRPVAQLGQTSPHQLADELKGKAAPVVVDVRTPAEWEAGRIAGAVHFPLTAMLEGRFPDLGKDADVVAQCGSGYRSNIAGSLMRQAGFSHVRSLAGGFFAWRGAGLPVSS from the coding sequence ATGTACTTCAACCAGATCACCGTGCCGGGCCTCGGCTGCCAGTCCTACGTCGTCGGCTGTCCCGCGGCCAAGGTCATGGCCGTCGTCGATCCCAAGCGGGACATCGCGGACTACCTCGAGATCGCCCGGTCCGAGGGCATGCGCATAACCCACATCATCAACACCCACCTGCACGCGGACCACGTGAGCGGCGACCAGGAGCTGCGCGCGGTCACGGGCGCGAAGATCTACATCAACGACTCCGTGCCCATCGACTACGTGCACGAGGGGCTGTCGGACGGCGACGTCTTCGTGCTCGGCGCGGCGAGGATCGAGGTCCTGCACACGCCCGGCCACACGCCCAACTCCGTGAGCCTCCTGGTCACGGACACGGCGCGCTCGGACGAGCCCGAGATGCTGCTCACGGGCGACCTCCTCTTCGTGGGCGACACCGGCAGGCCGGACCTCGCGGGCGAGGACCTGATCGCGCAGCAGGTGCAGAACCTCTACACGAGCCTGTACGAGAAGTTCGCCGCCTTCCCGGACTACCTGGAGGTCTACCCGGCCCACGGCCAGGGCACGCTCTGCGGCAAGGGGCTGAGCGCCAAGAAGAGCTCCACGCTCGGCTACGAGCGCCGGGCCAACCGCATGCTGCGCTTCTCCTCCTTCGAGGAGTTCAAGAAGGACGTGACCTCGTCCTACCCCGCGCGTCCCAAGAGCTACGGCCACATCATCGAGACCAACAGGAAGGGCGCGCCCCTGCTCGACACCTGCCCCATGGACAAGCGGCTCGAGCCCGCGCAGTTCGAGGAGCTGATGCGGGAGGGCGCCGTGGTCATCGACACCCGCGACGCCGCCTCCTTCGGCGGCTTCCACATCCCGGACAGCATCAACATCGGCTTCGAGAAGCAGCTCGCCAACTGGGTGGGCATGGTCGTGGAGCCGGACGCGGACATCCTCCTCGTGACCGACGGCCGCGAGGGCTACGACCGCATGACCTGCGAGCTGCACCGCATCGGCTACGACCGCATCTTCGGCTACCTCTCGGGCGGGGTCTCCTCCTGGCTCATGAGCGGCAGGCCCGTGGCCCAGCTCGGCCAGACCTCCCCGCACCAGCTGGCAGACGAGCTGAAGGGGAAGGCCGCGCCCGTGGTCGTGGACGTGCGCACCCCGGCGGAGTGGGAGGCGGGCCGCATCGCGGGGGCGGTGCACTTCCCGCTCACCGCGATGCTCGAGGGCCGCTTCCCGGACCTTGGCAAGGACGCGGACGTGGTGGCCCAGTGCGGCTCGGGGTACCGCTCGAACATCGCGGGCAGCCTCATGCGCCAGGCCGGGTTCAGCCATGTGCGCTCGCTCGCGGGCGGCTTCTTCGCCTGGCGCGGCGCCGGGCTGCCCGTGTCCTCCTGA
- a CDS encoding zinc-binding alcohol dehydrogenase family protein, translated as MKAVIAVGGMAPDEAGAFRETGIDRPAPGARDLLVHVHAVSVNPVDTKVHARMAAGEEKILGWDACGVVEAVGSAVTRLVPGDRVFYAGDITRPGTNAEYHLIDERLAGRAPESLSAAEAAAMPLTTLTAWEALFVRLGFTPRADANAGSSVLVIGGAGGVGSMALQLARWAGITAVATASREDTTAWCLDHGASLVVDHRGDIPAQLAQNGHETVDAVFCTTHVESHWQAMARAVRPQGSVCLIDDPTTPLDITLFKQKSARICWEFMYTRSMFATEDMAEQGSILDQAARLVDAGTLRTTLTRTLEGLSAKNLADAHLRQLSGRMIGKQVVAL; from the coding sequence ATGAAAGCCGTCATCGCCGTCGGTGGCATGGCCCCGGACGAGGCAGGAGCCTTCCGGGAGACCGGAATCGACAGGCCCGCGCCCGGCGCGCGCGACCTGCTCGTGCACGTGCACGCCGTCTCCGTGAACCCCGTGGACACCAAGGTCCATGCGCGCATGGCCGCGGGCGAGGAGAAGATCCTCGGCTGGGACGCCTGCGGCGTGGTCGAGGCCGTGGGCTCCGCCGTGACCCGCCTCGTGCCCGGCGACCGCGTCTTCTACGCGGGCGACATCACCCGGCCCGGCACCAACGCCGAGTACCACCTGATCGACGAGCGCCTCGCGGGCCGCGCGCCCGAGAGCCTCTCCGCGGCCGAGGCCGCGGCCATGCCGCTGACCACCCTGACCGCCTGGGAGGCCCTGTTCGTGCGCCTGGGCTTCACGCCCCGGGCGGACGCCAACGCGGGCTCCTCGGTGCTGGTCATCGGCGGCGCGGGCGGGGTGGGCTCCATGGCCCTGCAGCTGGCCCGCTGGGCCGGAATAACCGCCGTCGCCACGGCCTCGCGCGAGGACACCACGGCCTGGTGCCTCGACCACGGCGCCTCCCTGGTCGTGGACCACCGCGGCGACATTCCGGCGCAGCTGGCCCAAAACGGCCACGAGACCGTGGACGCCGTGTTCTGCACCACGCACGTGGAGTCCCACTGGCAGGCCATGGCCCGGGCCGTCCGCCCGCAGGGCTCCGTCTGCCTCATCGACGACCCCACGACCCCCCTGGACATCACCCTGTTCAAGCAGAAGAGCGCCCGCATCTGCTGGGAGTTCATGTACACCCGCTCCATGTTCGCGACCGAGGACATGGCCGAGCAGGGCTCCATCCTGGACCAGGCGGCCAGGCTCGTGGACGCGGGCACCCTGCGCACCACGCTCACCCGCACCCTCGAGGGGCTCAGCGCGAAGAACCTGGCCGACGCCCACCTGCGCCAGCTCTCCGGCCGCATGATCGGCAAGCAGGTCGTCGCCCTCTAG
- a CDS encoding NifB/NifX family molybdenum-iron cluster-binding protein, which produces MDKMLIAVPSELPGGMTAAVGAHFGHCDLYTLIEVQGGEVTRVATLPNVPHQQGGCMAPVNHLASSGVTVLIAGGMGMRPLMGFNQVGIEVFHGAGAESVSHAVEAFLAGQLRRFAPEFTCGGGHG; this is translated from the coding sequence ATGGACAAGATGCTTATCGCCGTTCCCTCGGAGCTGCCGGGCGGGATGACCGCCGCCGTGGGCGCGCACTTCGGCCACTGCGACCTCTACACCCTGATCGAGGTGCAGGGCGGCGAGGTCACGCGCGTGGCCACCCTGCCCAACGTCCCGCACCAGCAGGGCGGCTGCATGGCCCCGGTCAACCACCTGGCGAGCAGCGGCGTCACCGTGCTCATCGCGGGCGGCATGGGCATGCGCCCGCTCATGGGCTTCAACCAGGTGGGCATCGAGGTCTTCCACGGCGCGGGCGCGGAAAGCGTCTCGCACGCGGTGGAGGCCTTCCTGGCCGGACAGCTTCGGCGCTTCGCCCCGGAGTTCACCTGCGGCGGCGGACACGGCTAG
- a CDS encoding nuclear transport factor 2 family protein produces the protein MQSPSARVRRSVFRSICRPAALAALLAAALLFAAPCIASQKGPAETDVPVARGGEHPSEEAVLVHTPSVDPNTAQRVYEVLAQLARAYMSKNVDDLMELCAPDPVLFVGTGQQEWVESRAALEAAYRAEFSHPGSLRIAFVPRFMGRKGEVVWAGGAAPVTVDSPEGRLVFPARFTAVLCKTRGHWRIAQMHISVPTDAKPMKVAPEAAPGAGPETGKHEKAPDAAPEKAPAQ, from the coding sequence GTGCAAAGCCCGTCCGCCCGCGTCCGCCGCAGCGTTTTCCGCAGCATTTGCCGCCCCGCCGCCCTCGCCGCCCTGCTCGCCGCCGCGCTCCTGTTCGCGGCCCCGTGCATCGCCTCGCAGAAGGGTCCGGCGGAGACGGACGTGCCCGTGGCGCGCGGCGGGGAGCACCCGTCCGAGGAGGCCGTGCTCGTGCACACCCCCTCGGTGGACCCGAACACGGCGCAGCGGGTCTACGAGGTCCTGGCGCAGCTCGCCCGGGCCTACATGTCCAAGAACGTGGACGACCTCATGGAGCTGTGCGCGCCCGATCCCGTGCTCTTCGTGGGCACCGGGCAGCAGGAGTGGGTGGAGAGCCGCGCCGCGCTGGAGGCCGCCTACCGCGCCGAGTTCTCGCATCCCGGCTCGCTTCGCATCGCCTTCGTGCCCCGCTTCATGGGCCGCAAGGGCGAGGTGGTCTGGGCGGGCGGCGCCGCGCCCGTGACCGTGGACTCGCCCGAGGGGCGCCTGGTCTTCCCGGCCCGCTTCACGGCCGTGCTGTGCAAGACCCGCGGCCACTGGCGCATCGCCCAGATGCACATCTCCGTGCCCACGGACGCCAAGCCCATGAAGGTCGCGCCCGAGGCCGCGCCCGGGGCGGGACCCGAGACAGGAAAACACGAGAAAGCGCCTGACGCGGCGCCCGAGAAGGCCCCGGCCCAGTAG
- the budA gene encoding acetolactate decarboxylase, which translates to MKRRSCCLGLILVLLLASAGFAADSGPAFTQYSTLGALLRGGYDGTMTIGEALRHGDYGLGTVDGLDGELICVRSACRQIRADGRAYAVAPEATTPFIQIAPVADAPRTALPPANSLAEVEKTLTGMLESPNFFAVAVIEGEFASATTRSVPRQEKPYPPLAAVVKHQSVFRFGTVSGTVVAVYEPPYVGEMGVAGWHLHFLTADLAAGGHVLDLAPRKASVALATYRRLDLILPGSGAFLTQDLSPAKPGEAAKTIDAVERQQGGTQKAQ; encoded by the coding sequence ATGAAACGTCGTTCTTGCTGTCTGGGCCTCATCCTCGTTCTCCTGCTCGCGAGCGCGGGCTTCGCGGCCGATTCCGGCCCGGCCTTCACCCAGTACTCCACCCTCGGCGCCCTGCTGCGCGGCGGCTACGACGGCACCATGACCATCGGCGAGGCCCTGCGCCACGGCGACTACGGCCTGGGCACGGTGGACGGGCTGGACGGCGAGCTGATCTGCGTACGCTCCGCCTGCCGCCAGATCAGGGCGGACGGACGGGCCTACGCGGTCGCGCCCGAGGCCACGACGCCCTTCATCCAGATCGCGCCCGTGGCCGACGCGCCCCGCACCGCCCTGCCCCCGGCAAACTCCCTGGCCGAGGTCGAGAAGACCCTGACCGGGATGCTCGAAAGCCCCAACTTTTTCGCCGTGGCCGTGATCGAGGGCGAGTTCGCCTCGGCCACCACGCGCAGCGTGCCGCGCCAGGAAAAGCCCTACCCGCCGCTGGCCGCGGTCGTGAAGCACCAGTCGGTCTTCCGCTTCGGCACGGTCAGCGGCACCGTGGTCGCGGTCTACGAGCCGCCCTACGTGGGCGAGATGGGCGTGGCGGGCTGGCACCTGCACTTCCTGACCGCGGACCTCGCCGCGGGCGGCCACGTCCTGGACCTCGCCCCGCGCAAGGCGAGCGTGGCCCTGGCGACCTATCGCAGGCTCGACCTGATCCTGCCCGGCTCGGGCGCCTTCCTGACCCAGGACCTCTCCCCGGCCAAGCCCGGCGAGGCCGCGAAGACCATCGACGCGGTGGAGCGCCAGCAGGGCGGAACGCAGAAGGCGCAGTAG